The genomic segment AAGACGTTCAGGCTCCGGTCCATTTTGCCGGGCGCTTTTCCAGAAACGCGGCAAGCCCCTCGCGTTTGTCGACTGTCCCACACAGTTCGCCAAAGATTTCCGCCTCAACCTTGAGGGCGCCTTCAATGGGCAGATCTTGACCGCGTGCGACCGCCTGCATCACTGCGGAGATAGCCAGCGGAGCCATTCCCGCGATGGATTCCGCCAGCGCACGGGCACGCGTCATTAACTCGCCCGCCGGGACCACCTCGTCGACCAGCCTGAGCCGCAGCGCCTCAGTCGCGTCGACAGCAGCGCCTGTCAGCATCAGCCGCAGCGCCGCGCTCCGGCCGATGAGGCGCGGCAACCGCTGTGTTCCGCCGTAACCTGGGATGAGACCGAGCTTGAGCTCCGGCAGTCCGAGCTTCGCGCGTTCGCTGGCGATGCGGAACGTGCAGGCCAGCGCGAGTTCGCATCCTCCGCCGAGTGCGATACCGTTCACGCAAGCAATCACTGGCTTGCCGCAACGCTCAATCTGCAGGAACACCTGCTGTCCTCGTTCCGAGGCTGCGCGTCCTGATGTCGCATCGGTGCCGGCAAGCGCGCGGATGTCTGCGCCCGCGGCGAAGGCGCGTTCGCCGGAGCCGGTCAGCAGAATCACACGCACGCTCGCGTCGTTGCTTAGCTCTCCAAAGGCGAGCTCGAGCTCATCGAACATCACGGCATCGAGTGCGTGCAAAACCTCGGGACGGTCGAGCGTCACGGTTGCGATCGCGCCCTCATGCTCCACGCGCAGTCTCGTCCAGCGTAGGTCCGTCGATTCTTCTGTCGTAGACATCCCGGTTGAACCTCCAAAGCCCCTCAGCAAGCTGACGATACAATCGATCCTATGATCAAGGGAATCACCAGCATTGCGCCGGTTGCGTCGGAGGACGCCTATGCGAAGCTGGGCAGTCTCTTCCGCTCGTTGGGCTTTGAAGAGGGCAAGGGGTGGGATGTTGACGGCGGGAAAGGCGCGCCGTTCCTCGCGCCACTGGGCAATCTTGAGCTCGTCGTCGGCCGCGCACCCGCTGTGCCGCAAATCCTGATTGAGACGACGCAGCTCGATGCGGTGTATGCGGTTGTGCGCGCCTGGATGGCCACGAACTTCCGCACCGAAGAGGCTGTGGTTCGTTTGTCTGCACCGGCAGCGACGCACTGGAATTCACGGCTGTTTACCGCTGATCTCGCGCCCGGACTCAAGATCGGGTTCTGGCAATCGGAAAATCCACTGCGCGGGCGGCCGATTGCGATCGAAGGTGATCTGTCGGCAGAGGGCAAACGCTTCGCGATTGTCGTTGCGCGCTGGAATGCGGTCATTACGGATCGTCTTTTGCAGGGCGCGCTGGACGCGCTGCTGCGCTCCGGGGCGGAGTCGAAGCTGATTGAGATTGTGAGGGTGCCGGGGGCGTGGGAGATTCCGGCCGCGGCGCGCACACTGGCGGAGTCGAAGCGGTTTGCAGCAATCATCACGCTGGGCGTGCTGCTGCGCGGCGAGACAGCGCACTATGAGGCGATTTACACCGAGGTGGCGCGGGGGATTGGGCAGTCGCAGCAGGAGACGGGCGTGCCGCATTCGTTTGGCGTGCTGACCTGCGAGACGCTGGAGCAGGCGCTGGACCGCGCCGGGCTGAAGGCCGGCAACAAGGGCTTCGAGGCGGCGATTGCGGCCATCGAGATGGCGTCCATTGGCGCGAAGCTGGGCGCCAGGTTGCAGGGCCATGAAACGGAAGCGGGTCGCTGATGGGAACGCGCCGCAAGAGCCGTGAGCTGGCCATGCAGATGCTCTTCCAGGGCGACCTGGGGAAGCAGAAGCCGGAAGAGGTTGAGCGCCTGTTCTGGGAGTCGCGCGATGACGTTGACGACGAGACCAGAGGCTTTGCCGACGACCTTCACCGCCTGGCGACAAGGCGTGAGGATGAGGTCGACAAGCTGATCCAGAAGCATGCCAAGAATTGGCGGCTGGAGCGGATGCCGGCGGTGGACAGGAATTTGCTGCGGGCGGCGGTGGCGGAGATGCTGGGGTATCCGAATACGCCGGCACCGATCGTGATCAACGAGACGCTGGAGATTGCGAAGCGGTATGCAGCGCCGGAGAGCCTTCAGTTTCTGAACGGAGTGCTGGACGCCATCGGGCGCGAGCTGCTTGACGAAAGACTGAAGCGGTAGGGTCCCCCCTCCCCCCCCTGGTTTTTGCGCAAAATCTTCAAAGAAGAGGACTTAGGTCCGGACCTAGTGTGCGCCGGGCTGGGCTTAGAGCGTGCGGCAAAGTGAAGGCCCCTCGGGTGAGGGGCCTTTTTCAGTGGGTATTTTGTCAAGCCGAGCGCAGAGCTTTTCGTTCCTAATTTTCGCTTCAATCCCGGGTCAAGAGAATGTCAGGGGGCGCGACGGGGATCGCGCCCCTGTATTCGTTAAGACTGCAGCCTCTTCGGGTGCTGGGCGATGAGGTTGACCGGTGCGTTGCCGCTGCCGTTGGCGTTGGGCAGGGCGGGCTGGAGGACACCGGTTTCGGTTGCGGTGGTGCCGTTGATGGAGATCAGGTGGACCTGGCCGTCCGAGGCGCCGGCGTAGAAGTTGAGGTTGTCGGTGGAGAAGACGCCGCTGAGCGGGGCGGTGGCCGTGGTGGCCCCGTTGCCTAGCTGGAGATACGTCACCGCGCCTGTAGCCGGGACATACTCGGGCAGCAGACCACTGGAGCCCATGTAGGTGACGAAGGCGAGCGCCGAGTTGCTGGCCGGGACGACTCCATCGATTTGAGTGGCGGCGATCTGCGAGAGCGGGACCGCCGTATTGGTGTTCTGGAAGGTCAGCGGGGGAGCTCCAGGCATCGGGCAGGGAGTCTGGACCGGAAGGACGACGCTGATGTCGTCAAGGGTGGCTGCACCGCCGGTTACGGCGGCGCCGAGGATGTGGTTTCCGTCCGTGGTTGCGGCGAGGACGTCGGTCCGGGCTGCGACTTCACCGGCAAGCGGGTAGTAGACGTTGGCCGTGGTGGGCGGGTTGCCGTTGGAGCCCGGGGTAAGGATGGTGGTCGTCGGGCAATAGCTGCGGCCATCGGTTACTGTGCCGGCGAAGTAGGCGCCGACGTGGGGAACGGTCACGGTGACGTTGGTGTAGAGCGTGTTGGTCGGCGTGACCTGCCAGTTGTTGAAGGTGTTGTGTGTGAGCAGCGTGTTGGTGTTCGTGGTGATGTAGACGGTCTGGCTGTCCGGGGACCAGGCGGCGCTGGTTCCCACCACGTTGCCGTAGCTGGTGGCAATGGCGCCATTGCCGACGAGCGAAACGGTCTGGCGCGTCGGGTCGGTGACGACAACGGTGGTGCCGTCCGGCGAGACGGCGAGCACGGTACCGGGGATGGTCTGGTTGGCAGCCGATGCAGTGTTGCCCGCGGTGGAGATGGTCATGATGCCCTGCGGGCTGCCGAAGTAGAGGGTCGAGCCATCCTGGGACATGACCATCGAGTTGGGAACGTAGGGCAGCTTGATGGGCGTGCCCTGCTGCTTGAGGGTGAAGTCGTAGGGCACAACATACTGCGAGCTGGTGGACGCCATGTAGAGCACGGTTCCGCTGGAGCCGGCGGTGTTGACGGTGATGGCATTCGAAGTGAGCGGCTTGCCGTTGCCGAGATAGCCGATCTGGCTGAGGGGCGACGGATTGCAGACGCCGGGCTCGCAGACTGCCGTGATGTTGGCCGAGCCGGGGAAGCTGGGCAGAATGGAGCCGGACGAGGCCGAGATGGTCTGCGGGGTGGTGGAGTTGTAGGTCAGGCTGATGCCTGTGATCGGCTTGCCGTTTGTGTCAAAGACGGTCGCCTGTAAGGGCTGCGCGTTATTAAGCCCCACATTGATGTTGCTGCCGCTTTGGCCGACGGCGGTGAGCTGGATGCTGGCCGGAGGGCAGGTGGAAAAGAATCCGGCGTTGGAAGCCGTGGTGGAGTTGGACACCGTAGCGGTGATGTTCACGGAACCGGGCTGATTGGCGGTGGCGAAGCCGGCCTGGTCGATAGTGACGATGTTGGAGGCGCCCTGCGCGGCGAAGGTGAGGTGTCCGACCTGGCAGGTGATGTTGTGGGCGGGATCCGTAAAGCCGCCGTAGTAGACCTTGCCGGCGAGCTGGACACGGTTGTTCTGCGAGACGCAGGAGGTGCCGTCGTATCCGGGAGCGGGCGGCTCAGGGGTGGTGGTGTTGTTGGAGGGGCAGCAGTCGCTGGTTGGGTCGTTGGCGTTGCAGGACGTAGCCGATTCCGGTGTGACGAGCTGTACGCCGGTGACGGTCGGATGCACGTAGACGGCGATGGCGTTGGAGGTGACGCCGTCGGCGCTGGCGGTGATGTAGGCGACGGAGTTGGCTGGCGTGGTCGCGGGCGGATTGCAGATGGTGTAGTCGGGGATGCCGCTGCCGGACTGCCGGTTCCACGTGCCGCCGCAGACGGCACCGGTCGAGGGGTTCACGTCGGCGATGGCCATGTTGGTCGTGGCGTAGGTGTACTTGCTGACCGAGACGCTGTTGCCCTTGCAATCCTGCGTGGTGGCGGAGAGCCCGGAGATGATCTGCCCGTAGTTGACCGATTCGCCGACGACGGCGAGGTTGGGCGAAAGGCTGATGACGTAAGCCTGACCGACGACCGGACCCGAGTTGGCGCTGGCGCTGCAGTAAACCGGCGGGGCAGTTTTATGACCGCAGCCGATGACCGACAAACCGAAGGGAACCGTGAAGAAAAGAAGAATTGCCAGACCGACATAACGCCGGACTGATCTGGTGACAAACAGCCGCACTAAGAACCTCCCCGTTCAACCGGAACTCACGCTGAACGGTCAATCTCAACCGCCGGATCGTTGATCTCCGAGCCTCCAGTGTAGGTGTTGGACGGGGAAAGCGGCAAACGGGGGGACGGGGAAAAAGTGATTAGAGGCTAGAGGATAACGGGTAGAGGGTAGAGAGAACCGCCATGGCACATCTGCTCTGCACGGTTCTCTACCCTCTACGGCCTATCCTCTACGGTCTCGCTCACTTCTGCGCGGTCTGCTGGTTGGTGGTGGCGGGCATGTTGTCGGCGAACCATTTGAGCTCGCGCTGATTGCGGTCGGCGATGTGCTGGGGGTTGCGGAAGCCGTGGCCTTCGTCGGGATAGACGACGAGCTGTGTCTTCACGCCGAGGTCGCGGAGCGCGTGCCAGAACTCGAAGCTCTGCGGCGCAGGGCACTCGCCGTCGCGGTCGCCGACGATGATGAGCGTGGGGGTTTTGACCTTCTTGATGTAGGTGATGGCGGAGGATTTGGCGTAGACGGCGGGGTCGTCATAGACGCTGGCGCCGAAGAACGGGATCATCCACTGGTCGATGGAGTTTTCGCCGTAGTAGCTGAGCCAGTCAGAGAGGCCGGCGCCGGCGACGGCGGCGCGGAAGCGGTGGGTCTGGGTGACGGCGAACATGGTCATGAAGCCGCCGTAGGACCAGCCGGTGATGCCTTCGCGATTTTTGTCGATGGGGTATTTGGCCTCGATGGTGTCCATGCCCTTGAGGATGTCGCGGAGGTCGCCGTAGCCGAAGTCCTTGCGGTTGGCTTGGACGAACCTTTCACCCTGACCGAAGCTGCCGCGCGGGTTGGGGGCAAGAACGAAGTAGCCGGCGTTGGAGAACATGGTGTCAGGCCGCGGACCGGCGGAGGCGGAGGGACCGCCGTGGACGGAGACGATCAGCGGGTAGCGCTTGGCGGGGTCGTAGTCCCTGGGGAAGGTGAGCCAGCCCTGGACGTGGAAGCCTTCGTTCTCCCACTCGATCGATTCGAAGCGGGGACCGGCGGCGGTTTTGGTGGCGTCGTTGAGGTGGGTGAGCTGGGTGACCTTGTCGCCGTCGGCCAGGTAGATTTCGGGCGCGTGGGTGGGGCTGATTTCGGTAAAGGCGAGTGGGCCTTTGGTGGAGACGGAGACGGCGTCTTTGATCTGACCGCCGGAGACGGTTACTTCGCCGAGGTCGGTGGCGATGATTTCTTTTTTGGTGTCGGGATTCCAGTCAACGAGGCGGGTGTGGCCGCGGCGGTCTTCGACGAAGCCGAGCTCGTGGTCGTTGATCCAGGCTTCGAAGCAGGGGGTGCCGTCGATGCCGGGGGTGATGTCGGTGGGCTCGCCGTGCCCGTCGGAGGCGATGGTCCAGAGGTCGCCGCCCGTGGAGCCTTGGTCGGACATAAGGCCGCCGATGAAGGCGATGCGCTTGCCGTCAGGCGAGTAGCGGGGGACGGCGATCTGGAGGCCGTGGAGGGCGGAATGGGTGGTGTTGGGATTGAAGACGGAGCGCGGCTGCTCGGGGACGGAGTTGGCGTCGATGTGGACGGGCGCGGCCCAGAGCTGGGCGATCCACCAGTTGTTCTCGCCGGGGGCGTCGGCGGCGATGTAGGCGATCTCCTTGCTCGAGGGAGCCCAGTCGAACTCGTAGACGTGGAGTGTGAGCGGGGTGAGGAAGCTGCCGGTGCCGGAGGTGGAGTCGACGGCGTAGACGCGCTGGACCTCGACGCCGTCTTCGCCGATGACGCCGGCCCAGGGCTTCATGGCGTCGAGGGCGCCGGCGGTGCGGGTGGCATTTTCAACGAACAGGAAGGCGATGGATTTGCCGTCAGGGGACCAGGCGGGCTGGTTGATGTCGCCGGTGACGTGGGTGAGCTGTTTGACGTCGCCGGTGGACCTGGACCAGAGGTAGACCTGGGACTGGCGCGGGACGGTGGGGTCCTTGGACTCGGGGGCGCAGGCGCCGAGGAAGGCGAGTGTCTGGCCGTCGGGCGACCAGATGGGGCTGGAGTAGGCGCAGCCGGTGGCGTTGGGGATGGCGATGGTCTTGTCGTCTGTGGGGGCCGAGACAGAGGTGAGGTGGAGGGTCGAGCCGTCGCGGGAGCGGAGGGTCCAGGCGACGGTGGCGCCATCGGGCGAGAGGGCGACGGCGCCCGGGGCATGCATGTTGCCCATGCCACGCTGGGCGAGTGCGGGAAGTGCGACGAGGGCGGAGCACAGGGCAAGAGCGGGTAGCAGATGGCGCTTGAAGAACATGGAATGGAGCGTACCATTCGCCGGGATCGCTGCGCTCGGAGCGCGAGCGGGTGCAGATGGTCAGGCGGGGCGGCGGACGGAGTAGAGCGGGAACTCGCCGCGCGGGATGAAACCGAGGCGTTCGTAGAGGGCGATGGCGGTGGGGTTGCTGGAAGCGACGTGGAGATAGGAGCGCAGGCCGGCCGCGCGGTGAAGCTGGAGCATGTGGGCCAGCAGGGCGGGGGCGTAGCCCCGGCCGCGGAATTCGGGATGGGTGCAGAGGCCGGAGATCTCGCGGAAGGTGTCTTCGGCGCGCCGGATGTTCATGCGCTCGCCGCACACGGCGACGAGGCGGCCGGCGTTATTTCCGGTGCCGCGGGCGCTATTTCCGGCGCCGCGGGAGCTGCGGATACCGAAGTACGGTCCCATCTCGCAGGTGCGGATGCGGAAGAAGCCGGGGAAGGCAATGTCGGTGAGGTTGACCATCTCCTGAGCGTGGGCGCAGGTGAGGGGTTCGATGGTGAGGCTGTCGGAAATGGGTGGGATGGGGGCGGTGGCGGGCCACTCGAACTGGCGGACGGGGTAGGGACGGGAGGTGGTGATGCCGGGGATCGTGGGGGGAGCTTCGAAGGAGACGATGTAGGTGGATTCGCCGGGTTCGAGGAGCGAGTGGAGGTCGGAGAGCGCTGCGGCGGAGTTTTTGAGGAGGGCAGCGAAGGGCGTGATCTGGCGGGGGAACTTGAGGGCGAGGCCGTGTTGGAGGGAAACCTGGCCGAAGGTGGTGCTGAGGGATTCGAGCGGCGGGTTGGGGAACAGGAGGGCTGGGTCGGGTTGCATCTCCTTCAGATGTAGCAGGTTGGGAGTCAGCATCTATTCGCCGCGAAGAAACGTTCAGCTCGTCCAGGTCCCAAAATCGGGATCATGGGCGCACAGTTTTCGAGATCCGGCCCAATCTTGACGCTGTTTCAGCAACTTGGTAAAGTAAGAAGGTTCCGCGAATATCGGGAACGTGCCTTTCTGAGTGTCTGCGACACCCTCCTCCCCGCGAATTGGCGGGAACCCATGGGGATGGGCTATGCGGGCCGGAGCAGGCGAAACGGAGTTGGGGCGGGACGGCGTGAGTAAAAGGCGCTGTTCTGAAGAGCCTGGCCACCGTCGTCTGTCATTCAAGTGAGTGATGGCAATCCGCGTGGTTGAGCAGTACGGCCGCGTGCAGGATTCAGAACTTCGCCGGTGAGCGTTTGAGTTCACCGCCTTTCGTGTGTGCTGAACCCAGAGGGTTGGTGCCGGAAAGAGAGCGAAGGAGCTGCCCTGCGGCGTGTCCGAGGGAGAAATCGGAAGCCCGGTCGCGATATCGCAGGCCGGAGTTGCAAAGAAGGAAGAGGATTTTAGAGTGCCGACATTTCATCAGCTCGTGAAGCAGGGCCGCACGCCGACCCGTTATAAGACTGCCAGCCCTGCGCTGCAGGGATCGCCGCAGCGCCGCGGCGTTTGCACGCGTGTGTACACGCAGACCCCAAAGAAGCCGAACTCGGCGCTGCGCAAGGTCGCGCGTGTTCGCCTGACGAATGGCATTGAAGTCACGACGTACATTCCAGGCATCGGCCACAACCTGCAGGAGCACTCGATTGTGCTGATCCGCGGCGGCCGTGTGAAGGATCTGCCGGGTGTTCGTTATCACGTTGTTCGCGGAACGCTGGATTCGGTTGGCGTGGCGAACCGGAAGCAGAGCCGCTCGAAGTACGGCGCGAAGAGGCCGAAGGCAGCGGCGAAGTAAGGCGGCGAGTTAGTCGTTGGTGGTTAGTAGTCAGTGAAAAGACAGAAGCTTTAGGCCCAGAACGTGAGAGGTTCACCGCGCTGGGGGAAGAAGAGAGAGAAGAATGCCGAGAAAAGGTTATATCGCGAAGCGGGAAGTGGCAGCGGATCCGATCTATCAGTCGACGCTGGTCACGAAGTTTGTCAACAGCATGATGTGGGGCGGTAAGAAGTCGACCGCGCAGGCCATCTTCTACGAGGCGATGACGAACCTCGAAGCCAAGGGCGGCGACGAAGCTCTCAAGCTGTTCAAGAAGGCTGTCGAGAACGTGAAGCCGATGCTGGAAGTGAAGAGCCGCCGCGTCGGTGGCGCGAACTACCAGGTGCCGATCGAAGTGAACCCGGAGCGCCGGACATCTCTCGCGATTCGCTGGCTGGTTACGTACGGCCGCGCGCGCGGAGAGAAGGGCATGGTCGACAAGCTGACGGCCGAGCTGCTGGATGCGGCGAATGGCCGTGGCGCCGCGATGAAGAAGAAGGAAGACGTTCACCGCATGGCTGAGGCGAACAAGGCGTTCGCACACTATCGCTGGTAAGCGAAGAAATTAGAGATCAGAGATCAGAGATTAGTAAGTGCTGAGCTGATCTGAACAGGTTTGCAGAACAGCGGACTGGGTCCGCAGAAAGAACTACCGTGGCACGCACAGTACCTCTAGCCAAGTGTCGGAATATCGGCATCATGGCGCACATCGACGCCGGCAAGACGACGACGACGGAGCGAATCCTCTTCTATACGGGCATCACGCACCGTATCGGCGAGGTGCACGAGGGCACCGCGACGATGGATTGGATGGAGCAGGAGCAGGAGCGCGGCATCACGATCACGTCGGCCGCGACGACCTGCACCTGGAACGGGATCCGCATCAACATCATCGACACGCCGGGGCACGTGGACTTCACGGCCGAGGTGGAGCGCTCGCTGCGCGTGCTGGACGGCGCGTGCGCGTGCTTCGATTCGGTGCAGGGCGTTCAGCCGCAGTCGGAGACGGTGTGGCGGCAGGCGAATAAGTACAAGGTTCCGCGGATTTGCTTCATCAACAAGATGGACAAGGCGGGCGCGAACTTTGAGTATGCGACCTCGACGATCGTGAATCGTCTGGGCGCGCGCGCGATTCCGATTCAGATTCCTATCGGTGAAGAGTCGAAGTTCCAGGGTGTTGTGGATCTCGTGGAGATGCGCGGCATCGTGTGGAATGACGAGACGATGGGCGCGAAGTACGACGTCGTCGAGATTCCCGCGAACCTGAAGGCCAAGGCCGAAGAGATGCGCAACCAGCTGATCGAGGCGGTTGCGGACTCTGATGACGAGGTGATGCACAAGTACCTCGAGGGCGAGGAGATCACGGTTGCGGAGCTGAAGCGCGCTATCCGCAAGGCGACGATCTCGATGAGCGTCTTCCCGGTGCTGTGCGGAACGGCGTTCAAGAACAAGGGCATTCAGACGCTGCTGGACGCGGTGGTGGAATATCTGCCGA from the Acidobacteriaceae bacterium genome contains:
- the rpsG gene encoding 30S ribosomal protein S7; protein product: MPRKGYIAKREVAADPIYQSTLVTKFVNSMMWGGKKSTAQAIFYEAMTNLEAKGGDEALKLFKKAVENVKPMLEVKSRRVGGANYQVPIEVNPERRTSLAIRWLVTYGRARGEKGMVDKLTAELLDAANGRGAAMKKKEDVHRMAEANKAFAHYRW
- the ribH gene encoding 6,7-dimethyl-8-ribityllumazine synthase; this translates as MIKGITSIAPVASEDAYAKLGSLFRSLGFEEGKGWDVDGGKGAPFLAPLGNLELVVGRAPAVPQILIETTQLDAVYAVVRAWMATNFRTEEAVVRLSAPAATHWNSRLFTADLAPGLKIGFWQSENPLRGRPIAIEGDLSAEGKRFAIVVARWNAVITDRLLQGALDALLRSGAESKLIEIVRVPGAWEIPAAARTLAESKRFAAIITLGVLLRGETAHYEAIYTEVARGIGQSQQETGVPHSFGVLTCETLEQALDRAGLKAGNKGFEAAIAAIEMASIGAKLGARLQGHETEAGR
- a CDS encoding S9 family peptidase, translated to MFFKRHLLPALALCSALVALPALAQRGMGNMHAPGAVALSPDGATVAWTLRSRDGSTLHLTSVSAPTDDKTIAIPNATGCAYSSPIWSPDGQTLAFLGACAPESKDPTVPRQSQVYLWSRSTGDVKQLTHVTGDINQPAWSPDGKSIAFLFVENATRTAGALDAMKPWAGVIGEDGVEVQRVYAVDSTSGTGSFLTPLTLHVYEFDWAPSSKEIAYIAADAPGENNWWIAQLWAAPVHIDANSVPEQPRSVFNPNTTHSALHGLQIAVPRYSPDGKRIAFIGGLMSDQGSTGGDLWTIASDGHGEPTDITPGIDGTPCFEAWINDHELGFVEDRRGHTRLVDWNPDTKKEIIATDLGEVTVSGGQIKDAVSVSTKGPLAFTEISPTHAPEIYLADGDKVTQLTHLNDATKTAAGPRFESIEWENEGFHVQGWLTFPRDYDPAKRYPLIVSVHGGPSASAGPRPDTMFSNAGYFVLAPNPRGSFGQGERFVQANRKDFGYGDLRDILKGMDTIEAKYPIDKNREGITGWSYGGFMTMFAVTQTHRFRAAVAGAGLSDWLSYYGENSIDQWMIPFFGASVYDDPAVYAKSSAITYIKKVKTPTLIIVGDRDGECPAPQSFEFWHALRDLGVKTQLVVYPDEGHGFRNPQHIADRNQRELKWFADNMPATTNQQTAQK
- the rpsL gene encoding 30S ribosomal protein S12, which translates into the protein MPTFHQLVKQGRTPTRYKTASPALQGSPQRRGVCTRVYTQTPKKPNSALRKVARVRLTNGIEVTTYIPGIGHNLQEHSIVLIRGGRVKDLPGVRYHVVRGTLDSVGVANRKQSRSKYGAKRPKAAAK
- a CDS encoding GNAT family N-acetyltransferase, yielding MLTPNLLHLKEMQPDPALLFPNPPLESLSTTFGQVSLQHGLALKFPRQITPFAALLKNSAAALSDLHSLLEPGESTYIVSFEAPPTIPGITTSRPYPVRQFEWPATAPIPPISDSLTIEPLTCAHAQEMVNLTDIAFPGFFRIRTCEMGPYFGIRSSRGAGNSARGTGNNAGRLVAVCGERMNIRRAEDTFREISGLCTHPEFRGRGYAPALLAHMLQLHRAAGLRSYLHVASSNPTAIALYERLGFIPRGEFPLYSVRRPA
- the nusB gene encoding transcription antitermination factor NusB, which gives rise to MGTRRKSRELAMQMLFQGDLGKQKPEEVERLFWESRDDVDDETRGFADDLHRLATRREDEVDKLIQKHAKNWRLERMPAVDRNLLRAAVAEMLGYPNTPAPIVINETLEIAKRYAAPESLQFLNGVLDAIGRELLDERLKR
- a CDS encoding enoyl-CoA hydratase-related protein — its product is MSTTEESTDLRWTRLRVEHEGAIATVTLDRPEVLHALDAVMFDELELAFGELSNDASVRVILLTGSGERAFAAGADIRALAGTDATSGRAASERGQQVFLQIERCGKPVIACVNGIALGGGCELALACTFRIASERAKLGLPELKLGLIPGYGGTQRLPRLIGRSAALRLMLTGAAVDATEALRLRLVDEVVPAGELMTRARALAESIAGMAPLAISAVMQAVARGQDLPIEGALKVEAEIFGELCGTVDKREGLAAFLEKRPAKWTGA